GCCGCTGGCGACCGACATCGGCGGCACCGCCCCGGACACCGCCGACCGCGCCGTGTTCCACGAATCCGTGACCCTCGCCGTGCTCGTCGTCCTGGAGTCGCTCTCCCCTCTGGAGCGCGCCGTGTTCGTGCTGCGCGAGGCCTTCGGCTATCCGTACGCGGAGATCGCCACCGCCCTCGACCGCACTGAGGCGGCGGTACGCCAACTGGCGGGCCGCGCCCGGCGGCACGTGGAGGACGGCAAACCGCGCTTCGAGGTCGACCAGGACCGGCAGCGCGAGCTGACCGAGCGGTTCATGGCCGCGGCGGCCGGCGACGATCTGGCAGGGCTGCTGAACCTGCTGGCGGCGGACGCGCGGCTGGTCGGGGACAGCGGCGGAAAGGCCAAGGCCCCGCTGCGGATCATCGAGTCCGCGGACAAGGTCGCCCGCTTCCTCTTCGGCGTCACCAGGTCCGTGCCGCCCGGCATGGAGTTCACCGTCCTCGAACTCAACGGCGGGATCGCGCTGTTGGCGCGCAACGACGGGGTGCCGGACACCGTCATCCAGCTCGGCGTCCGGGACGGCAAGATCCAGACGGTCTACATCGTCCGCAATCCGGAGAAGCTGGAGTCGCTCGCGGCCGGCTGAGCGGCGGCCCGCAGACCGGGCCGCGGACTGGACAGCACCGGCACACCGGCGTCGAGCCCCTCGGCCGCCGCGGCCATGGAGGCCTGCGCCAGGACGATCACGTCGGTGTCCCGGATCTCCCGCGCCGCGGAGACGACCGCCGCCCGGTAGCCGTCGCCGTCGCCGGCCTCGAAGCGCTCCCAGGCGCCCGGCACCAACACGTTTCGCACGCGCACCGCACGGCCGGCGCGGTCGGCCTCCTGGGCGATCAGGGCCTCGGTGGGCGCGAACGTGCTCTCCACGGCGGCGAGCACGGTGATGCGCGGGCCGATGGCGACGGCGGCCGCGGCCATCGGCCGGTCCACCCGGAGGACGGGGAGGCCGAGCGCCGCACCGGCGGCCTCGGCGACCGAACCGATCGTCGAGCACGTGCACAGCACGGCCCGCGCCCCGCCCCGGGCAGCAGCGGCGAGCTCGGCGGAGACGTCCTCGGTCACCGCGTCGGGCCCCTGCGCCCGTGCGCGGTCGAGGAGTTCGGGACGTACGAGGTGATGCAGCGCCAGCCCGGGGGCCTCCTCGTCGCGCAGCGCGTCGAAGACCGGGACGTGGACGGGCGAGGTGTGCAGCAGGGCGAGCATGCCGGCGACAGTAGCGCGCGGCGGCGCAAAGGGCGGGGGTGGGGCGGTCGTGTGGGCGCTTGCTCCGATCCGAAACGGATGCCGGATTGGTCTTGACCAAGGGTAGGGGCGGCCATATCGTCGGGATACTGCAACAACCTTTAATAAAGAAGCGCTCATAATCGGGCGCGCAGGCGGCCCGGCGGAGACAGGGCCCCGTGCGCGGGCCCGAGCCCCATGGGGGAGCAGCCCCGGTAACGGCCAGTGCGGAGGACAGGGTGGGGACCACGCAGCTCGAAACGGTGCCGGAGCCGAAGTACTGGCACCTCAAGACCGTGCTCAGCGATGCGCTGGACTCGGAGTTCGCGGTCGGCGAGATTCTGCCCAACGA
This Streptomyces decoyicus DNA region includes the following protein-coding sequences:
- a CDS encoding RNA polymerase sigma-70 factor; translation: MLSESTTDVTDVFEEHRPVLFGVAYRMLGRVADAEDVVQDAWLRWSAADRSEVREPRAFLVRITTRLAIDRLRQVQSRRESYVGPWLPEPLATDIGGTAPDTADRAVFHESVTLAVLVVLESLSPLERAVFVLREAFGYPYAEIATALDRTEAAVRQLAGRARRHVEDGKPRFEVDQDRQRELTERFMAAAAGDDLAGLLNLLAADARLVGDSGGKAKAPLRIIESADKVARFLFGVTRSVPPGMEFTVLELNGGIALLARNDGVPDTVIQLGVRDGKIQTVYIVRNPEKLESLAAG
- a CDS encoding aspartate/glutamate racemase family protein, with amino-acid sequence MLALLHTSPVHVPVFDALRDEEAPGLALHHLVRPELLDRARAQGPDAVTEDVSAELAAAARGGARAVLCTCSTIGSVAEAAGAALGLPVLRVDRPMAAAAVAIGPRITVLAAVESTFAPTEALIAQEADRAGRAVRVRNVLVPGAWERFEAGDGDGYRAAVVSAAREIRDTDVIVLAQASMAAAAEGLDAGVPVLSSPRPGLRAAAQPAASDSSFSGLRTM